From Oryctolagus cuniculus chromosome 17, mOryCun1.1, whole genome shotgun sequence, a single genomic window includes:
- the CAMKK1 gene encoding calcium/calmodulin-dependent protein kinase kinase 1 gives MEGGPTVCCQDPRAELVERVAAIDVACLEEAAEDPEPASNGVAPPPRPRAASVIPGSASRPPPARPSLSARKFSLQERPAGSCLDARAGPYATGPTSHISPRAWRRPTIESHHVAISDAEDCVQLNQYKLQSEIGKGAYGVVRLVYNESEDRHYAMKVLSKKKLLKQYGFPRRPPPRGSQAAQGGPAKQLLPLERVYQEIAILKKLDHVNVVKLIEVLDDPAEDNLYLVFDLLRKGPVMDVPCDKPFPEEQARLYLRDVVLGLEYLHCQKIVHRDIKPSNLLLGDDGHVKIADFGVSNQFEGNDAQLSSTAGTPAFMAPEAISDSGQSFSGKALDVWATGVTLYCFVYGKCPFIDDYILALHKKIKNEAVVFPEQPEVSEELKDLILKMLDKNPETRIGVPDIKLHPWVTKNGEEPLPSEEEHCSVVEVTEEEVKNSVKLIPSWTTVILVKSMLRKRSFGNPFEPQARREERSMSAPGSLLPKEGCGEGGMSSELPGVQEDEAAS, from the exons atggagggggGCCCCACCGTCTGCTGCCAGGACCCTCGAGCAGAGCTGGTGGAGCGAGTGGCCGCCATCGATGTGGCCTGCTTGGAAGAGGCAGCCGAGGACCCCGAGCCTGCCAGCAACGGTGTGGCGCCTCCGCCACGGCCCAGAGCCGCCTCTGTGATCCCCGGCAGTGCCTCGAGACCCCcgccagcccggcccagcctctcAGCTCGCAAGTTCTCCCTGCAGGAGCGCCCAGCGGGAAGCTGCCTGGACGCCCGGGCTGGGCCCTATGCCACGGGGCCCACCAGCCACATCTCACCCCGGGCCTGGCGGAGGCCCACCATCGAGTCCCACCACGTGGCCATCTCTGACGCTGAG GACTGTGTGCAGCTGAACCAGTACAAGCTGCAGAGTGAGATTGGCAAG GGCGCCTACGGCGTGGTGAGGCTGGTGTACAATGAAAGTGAAGACAGGCACTAT GCAATGAAGGTTCTTTCCAAGAAGAAATTGCTAAAGCAGTACGGCTTTCCAC GTCGCCCTCCCCCAAGAGGGTCGCAGGCTGCCCAGGGAGGCCCGGCCAAGCAGCTGCTGCCCTTGGAGCGGGTGTACCAGGAGATCGCCATCCTGAAGAAGCTGGACCACGTGAATGTGGTCAAACTGATCGAG GTCCTGGACGATCCAGCTGAGGACAACCTCTATTTGG tgtttgACCTCCTGAGAAAGGG GCCGGTCATGGACGTGCCCTGCGACAAGCCCTTCCCCGAGGAGCAAGCCCGCCTCTACCTGAGGGACGTCGTCCTGGGCCTCGAGTACC TGCACTGCCAGAAGATCGTCCACAGGGACATCAAGCCGTCCAACCTGCTCCTGGGGGATGATGGGCACGTGAAGATTGCAGACTTCGGCGTCAGCAACCAGTTTGAGGGCAACGACGCTCAGCTGTCCAGCACGGCCGGGACCCCGGCGTTCATGGCCCCAGAGGCCATTTCTGATTCTGGCCAGAGCTTCAGTGGGAAG GCCTTGGATGTGTGGGCCACTGGAGTCACACTGTACTGCTTTGTCTATGGGAAG TGCCCGTTCATCGATGATTACATCCTGGCCCTGCACAAGAAGATCAAGAACGAAGCTGTGGTGTTCCCTGAGCA gCCAGAGGTCAGCGAGGAGCTCAAGGACCTGATCTTGAAGATGCTGGACAAGAACCCCGAAACAAGAATTGGGGTGCCAGACATCAAA TTGCACCCTTGGGTGACCAAGAATGGGGAGGAGCCTCTTCCCTCGGAGGAGGAGCACTGTAGCGTGGTGGAGGTGACGGAGGAGGAGGTGAAGAACTCGGTCAAGCTCATCCCCAGCTGGACCACGGTG ATCCTGGTCAAGTCCATGCTGAGAAAACGTTCCTTTGGGAACCCGTTTGAGCCGCAGGCACGCAGGGAAGAGCGTTCCATGTCTGCTCCCGGAAGCTTGCTGCC GAAAGAAGGGTGTGGCGAAGGGGGCATGAGCTCGGAGCTCCCCGGCGTCCAAGAAGACGAGGCTGCGTCCTGA